From Salvia splendens isolate huo1 chromosome 16, SspV2, whole genome shotgun sequence, a single genomic window includes:
- the LOC121771990 gene encoding homeobox protein knotted-1-like 6 isoform X1 produces the protein MDEMYGIHSAGDFYADKALISPENLMMATEYGGYHYETFVPCGDQHHQRIPGFESEELGFQCSAVSESASINIRGGDHDQEHASTVIKAKIASHPSYPKLLDAFIDCQKVGAPPEIACLLDEIRPERDACKHDAVSMCFEVDPELDEFMETYCDVLVKYKRDLSRPFDEATSFLNKIETQLGNLCNDDGVLSSDEELSGGEASESQTKTEDRELKDRLLRLYGDHINNLKLEFSKKKKKGKLPKEARQKLLEWWNVHYKWPYPTEVDKVSLAEMTGLDQKQINNWFINQRKRHWKPSENMHLAMMENLSGHLFMNGE, from the exons ATGGACGAAATGTATGGAATTCACTCAGCTGGTGATTTCTATGCAGACAAGGCGCTAATATCGCCGGAGAATCTGATGATGGCGACGGAATACGGCGGCTATCACTACGAAACTTTTGTTCCCTGCGGCGATCAGCACCATCAGCGGATTCCGGGGTTTGAATCGGAGGAATTGGGATTCCAGTGCTCGGCGGTGTCGGAATCAGCCTCCATTAACATCCGCGGCGGCGATCACGATCAGGAGCACGCTTCCACCGTGATCAAAGCTAAAATTGCTTCTCATCCTTCCTATCCGAAACTGCTCGATGCTTTCATCGATTGCCAAAAG GTCGGAGCTCCGCCAGAGATAGCGTGTTTACTTGACGAAATCCGGCCCGAAAGAGACGCGTGCAAACACGACGccgtctctatgtgttttgaaGTTGATCCTGAGCTCGACGAGTTCAtg GAAACATATTGTGACGTATTGGTGAAGTATAAAAGGGATTTATCAAGGCCTTTTGATGAGGCCACCTCCTTCCTCAACAAAATCGAGACTCAATTAGGCAATCTATGCAAtg ATGATGGTGTTTTATCATCTGACGAGGAGCTAAGTGGAGGAGAGGCTAGTGAGTCTCAGACGAAAACTGAGGATCGAGAACTGAAAGACAGACTCTTGCGCCTGTATGGTGACCATATCAATAACCTAAAGCTAGAATtctcgaagaagaagaagaaaggcaagCTGCCGAAGGAGGCTAGGCAGAAATTGCTTGAATGGTGGAACGTTCATTATAAATGGCCTTATCCTACA GAAGTAGACAAGGTCTCGCTGGCGGAGATGACAGGGCTGGACCAGAAGCAGATAAACAACTGGTTCATAAACCAAAGGAAGAGGCACTGGAAGCCTTCGGAGAACATGCATTTGGCTATGATGGAAAATCTCTCTGGACATTTATTTATGAATGGAGAATGA
- the LOC121771990 gene encoding homeobox protein knotted-1-like 6 isoform X2 has translation MMATEYGGYHYETFVPCGDQHHQRIPGFESEELGFQCSAVSESASINIRGGDHDQEHASTVIKAKIASHPSYPKLLDAFIDCQKVGAPPEIACLLDEIRPERDACKHDAVSMCFEVDPELDEFMETYCDVLVKYKRDLSRPFDEATSFLNKIETQLGNLCNDDGVLSSDEELSGGEASESQTKTEDRELKDRLLRLYGDHINNLKLEFSKKKKKGKLPKEARQKLLEWWNVHYKWPYPTEVDKVSLAEMTGLDQKQINNWFINQRKRHWKPSENMHLAMMENLSGHLFMNGE, from the exons ATGATGGCGACGGAATACGGCGGCTATCACTACGAAACTTTTGTTCCCTGCGGCGATCAGCACCATCAGCGGATTCCGGGGTTTGAATCGGAGGAATTGGGATTCCAGTGCTCGGCGGTGTCGGAATCAGCCTCCATTAACATCCGCGGCGGCGATCACGATCAGGAGCACGCTTCCACCGTGATCAAAGCTAAAATTGCTTCTCATCCTTCCTATCCGAAACTGCTCGATGCTTTCATCGATTGCCAAAAG GTCGGAGCTCCGCCAGAGATAGCGTGTTTACTTGACGAAATCCGGCCCGAAAGAGACGCGTGCAAACACGACGccgtctctatgtgttttgaaGTTGATCCTGAGCTCGACGAGTTCAtg GAAACATATTGTGACGTATTGGTGAAGTATAAAAGGGATTTATCAAGGCCTTTTGATGAGGCCACCTCCTTCCTCAACAAAATCGAGACTCAATTAGGCAATCTATGCAAtg ATGATGGTGTTTTATCATCTGACGAGGAGCTAAGTGGAGGAGAGGCTAGTGAGTCTCAGACGAAAACTGAGGATCGAGAACTGAAAGACAGACTCTTGCGCCTGTATGGTGACCATATCAATAACCTAAAGCTAGAATtctcgaagaagaagaagaaaggcaagCTGCCGAAGGAGGCTAGGCAGAAATTGCTTGAATGGTGGAACGTTCATTATAAATGGCCTTATCCTACA GAAGTAGACAAGGTCTCGCTGGCGGAGATGACAGGGCTGGACCAGAAGCAGATAAACAACTGGTTCATAAACCAAAGGAAGAGGCACTGGAAGCCTTCGGAGAACATGCATTTGGCTATGATGGAAAATCTCTCTGGACATTTATTTATGAATGGAGAATGA
- the LOC121771990 gene encoding homeobox protein knotted-1-like 6 isoform X3, which produces MDEMYGIHSAGDFYADKALISPENLMMATEYGGYHYETFVPCGDQHHQRIPGFESEELGFQCSAVSESASINIRGGDHDQEHASTVIKAKIASHPSYPKLLDAFIDCQKVGAPPEIACLLDEIRPERDACKHDAVSMCFEVDPELDEFMETYCDVLVKYKRDLSRPFDEATSFLNKIETQLGNLCNDDGVLSSDEELSGGEASESQTKTEDRELKDRLLRLYGDHINNLKLEFSKKKKKGKLPKEARQKLLEWWNVHYKWPYPTMMACRK; this is translated from the exons ATGGACGAAATGTATGGAATTCACTCAGCTGGTGATTTCTATGCAGACAAGGCGCTAATATCGCCGGAGAATCTGATGATGGCGACGGAATACGGCGGCTATCACTACGAAACTTTTGTTCCCTGCGGCGATCAGCACCATCAGCGGATTCCGGGGTTTGAATCGGAGGAATTGGGATTCCAGTGCTCGGCGGTGTCGGAATCAGCCTCCATTAACATCCGCGGCGGCGATCACGATCAGGAGCACGCTTCCACCGTGATCAAAGCTAAAATTGCTTCTCATCCTTCCTATCCGAAACTGCTCGATGCTTTCATCGATTGCCAAAAG GTCGGAGCTCCGCCAGAGATAGCGTGTTTACTTGACGAAATCCGGCCCGAAAGAGACGCGTGCAAACACGACGccgtctctatgtgttttgaaGTTGATCCTGAGCTCGACGAGTTCAtg GAAACATATTGTGACGTATTGGTGAAGTATAAAAGGGATTTATCAAGGCCTTTTGATGAGGCCACCTCCTTCCTCAACAAAATCGAGACTCAATTAGGCAATCTATGCAAtg ATGATGGTGTTTTATCATCTGACGAGGAGCTAAGTGGAGGAGAGGCTAGTGAGTCTCAGACGAAAACTGAGGATCGAGAACTGAAAGACAGACTCTTGCGCCTGTATGGTGACCATATCAATAACCTAAAGCTAGAATtctcgaagaagaagaagaaaggcaagCTGCCGAAGGAGGCTAGGCAGAAATTGCTTGAATGGTGGAACGTTCATTATAAATGGCCTTATCCTACA ATGATGGCGTGCAGGAAGTAG